The Egicoccus sp. AB-alg2 nucleotide sequence GATGGCGCCCACGTCGACCGACCCGTGCGAACGGAGCGAGGCCCGCCAGGTGCCGTCGGGGGCCGGCTTGCACACCAGCGCCACCTCGGCGACGTCGGCGGTGCGAACGACGTCGATGAGTGCTTCGGTGGCCTCGATGCCGGTGCCCGTGCGTTCGAGCTCCTCGGCCGTGAGGTGGGTGTGGACCAGCGAGACGTCCGGCACGAAGGAGAGCCGGTCCAGGGCACGGCCGAGCAGCCGCAGCTCACCCAACGACGAGGTGCCGTACAGGCGCCGGGTGAGCTCGGCGTGCTCGACGCCGGCCTCGATCAGGCGGCCACCGAACTCCATCGCCGCGCGGTCGGTCGAGGCGTGCCCGAACCGGCCGGTGTCGGTCACCAGTCCCACGTACAGGCACGTCGCCAGCTCGACCGTCAGCGGTACCTCGAGGCGGTGCAGCAACTCGTCGACGATCAGCACGGTGGCGGCCGCACGCGGCGCCACCAGCCGCAGGTCGCCGAACGCGGTGCTGGAGGCGTGGTGGTCGACCACGATGGTCGGCACGCCGGCGTCGAGCAGCCGGCTGATGCTGCCCAGCCGCGCCGGGCTGGCGGCGTCGAGCGTCACCAGCAGGTCGACGTCGACGGGGTCGGGCAGCGAGGACGGCGTGACGAGGTCACGCACACCGGGCAGGTCCGCCAGCGGGGCCGGCACCTTCAGCGGCTCCTCCCCCACGGTCGGGAC carries:
- a CDS encoding bifunctional oligoribonuclease/PAP phosphatase NrnA encodes the protein MTTRVEPTWLDDLDPQVLDQAVRRLASCAHDGGRIVLAAHVGPDGDALGAALALHVALSRLGARTVPTVGEEPLKVPAPLADLPGVRDLVTPSSLPDPVDVDLLVTLDAASPARLGSISRLLDAGVPTIVVDHHASSTAFGDLRLVAPRAAATVLIVDELLHRLEVPLTVELATCLYVGLVTDTGRFGHASTDRAAMEFGGRLIEAGVEHAELTRRLYGTSSLGELRLLGRALDRLSFVPDVSLVHTHLTAEELERTGTGIEATEALIDVVRTADVAEVALVCKPAPDGTWRASLRSHGSVDVGAIAESLGGGGHAFAAGFTADGTVDEVVAGVVDALRRA